The following proteins are encoded in a genomic region of Candidatus Dormiibacterota bacterium:
- a CDS encoding dienelactone hydrolase family protein, whose protein sequence is MRVKLAVATFVALLLPSLAAAAGETVTYQAGGETVRAYLGNFPGSRSSPGIVVIHDYWGLNEEIQEVVDRLASLGYVTLAPDLFKGKLMADPGLAQDMGRALDETRAVTIVKGAIDELRKLDRVTNRPVATIGFGIGGRVSLATALRGADVQATVLFYGRVETTREGVAPLKAPILGVFGGGDHAVPEKDVKLFEAALKEAGKDVKIVSYPGIGHCFMDGAHADYEPEEAKDAWIQMRDWLAVKLAPQLPGRRAPGTPAGPEPAPHPTAP, encoded by the coding sequence GTGCGGGTCAAGCTGGCCGTCGCAACATTCGTGGCGCTGCTGCTGCCGAGCCTGGCAGCCGCCGCGGGCGAGACCGTGACCTACCAGGCGGGCGGCGAGACGGTCCGGGCCTACCTGGGGAACTTTCCAGGGTCGAGGAGCAGCCCCGGCATCGTGGTCATCCACGACTACTGGGGCCTGAACGAGGAGATTCAGGAGGTCGTCGATCGCCTGGCCTCCCTCGGGTATGTGACCCTGGCTCCGGATCTGTTCAAGGGGAAGCTGATGGCCGATCCCGGGCTTGCGCAGGACATGGGACGCGCTCTGGACGAGACGCGCGCGGTGACCATCGTCAAGGGGGCGATCGACGAGCTCCGCAAGCTGGACCGCGTGACCAACCGGCCTGTGGCGACGATCGGATTCGGCATCGGAGGCCGCGTCTCGCTCGCGACGGCGCTCCGGGGGGCCGACGTGCAGGCGACCGTGCTCTTCTACGGCAGAGTCGAGACGACACGCGAGGGCGTGGCCCCGCTCAAGGCGCCCATCCTGGGAGTATTCGGCGGCGGCGACCACGCCGTCCCTGAGAAGGACGTGAAGCTGTTCGAAGCGGCCCTGAAAGAGGCGGGGAAGGACGTGAAGATCGTCTCGTATCCCGGGATCGGCCACTGCTTCATGGACGGGGCGCACGCCGATTACGAGCCCGAGGAGGCCAAGGACGCCTGGATCCAGATGCGCGACTGGCTGGCTGTGAAGCTCGCGCCGCAACTGCCCGGGAGACGCGCGCCCGGCACCCCGGCCGGTCCTGAGCCGGCTCCCCACCCCACGGCCCCCTGA
- the queF gene encoding preQ(1) synthase: MPAQPSKRLETFPNPRPGRDYEISFEIPEFTCLCPKTGQPDFATLRIRYIPDSLCVELKSLKLYVWSFRDEGHFHEDVTNRILDDLVKLLEPREMTVVGDFNVRGGIHTVVTASHTRRA, translated from the coding sequence ATGCCGGCGCAGCCCTCGAAGCGGCTCGAGACCTTTCCTAACCCGCGCCCCGGTCGCGATTACGAGATCTCGTTCGAGATTCCGGAGTTCACCTGCCTCTGCCCGAAGACCGGCCAGCCCGACTTCGCGACGCTGCGGATCCGCTACATCCCCGACAGCCTCTGTGTCGAGCTGAAGTCCCTGAAACTCTACGTCTGGTCGTTCCGCGACGAGGGACACTTCCACGAAGACGTCACCAATCGCATCCTGGACGACCTCGTGAAGCTCCTCGAGCCCCGGGAGATGACCGTGGTGGGAGACTTCAACGTCCGGGGCGGCATCCACACCGTCGTGACCGCCAGCCATACTCGCAGGGCCTGA
- a CDS encoding TldD/PmbA family protein, giving the protein MRADSWSLEWPGGGGGVSAPPSGSRSRSILHGNRRDFLRSCGASALALAAIEMVPGAFVTRRIEAVNLPPDQLEKFGAVALEKARALGATYADIRINRYRTQTILLRSTPDWATGAINNVPSVTDEESFGFGVRVIHGGAWGFAASATLDKDTVARITTEAVSIARAHSKLRKEPVRLARAPAAKDTYSTPLEKNPFDVGVAEKLALLEAASTEVRKVAGVFSVTGFMEQRLEERFFMSTEGSVLRQTIVQVAPEYTATARDLKTRKAKTRTYRPNAVCGGYEFVEKAGLVESGRRVGEEVVNHLKAPSVSAGRKDLVLLPTHLALTIHESIGHSTELDRAMGYEANFAGTSFLTPDRLGTFRVGSDIVNVFGDRVLPQGLSTCGYDDDGVATRRFPILKNGIFVGYQTIREQAHFIGQEESMACCYADSYASVPFQRMPNVWLEAGGKPASIDDLVAGVDDGVLIDGRGSYSIDHQRYNFQFGGDAFWEIKGGKVGAMIADVAYQSRTPDFWQACDLLGDQSTWQNVGLNRDGKGEPGQINAMSHGCPAGRFRGITVIRTE; this is encoded by the coding sequence ATGCGGGCCGACTCCTGGAGCCTGGAATGGCCCGGCGGCGGGGGAGGCGTGTCTGCGCCGCCGTCCGGCTCCAGGAGCCGGTCCATTCTCCACGGCAACCGCAGGGACTTTCTCCGGTCCTGCGGCGCCTCGGCCCTCGCGCTCGCCGCGATCGAGATGGTCCCCGGGGCCTTCGTGACGCGTCGCATCGAAGCGGTGAACCTGCCGCCCGATCAGCTCGAAAAGTTCGGCGCGGTCGCCCTCGAGAAGGCCAGGGCGCTCGGCGCCACGTACGCCGACATCCGCATCAATCGCTACCGCACGCAGACGATCCTTCTGCGCTCGACCCCGGACTGGGCGACCGGGGCGATCAACAACGTGCCGTCGGTCACCGACGAGGAATCCTTCGGCTTCGGCGTGCGCGTGATCCACGGCGGTGCCTGGGGCTTCGCCGCCAGCGCCACGCTCGACAAGGACACCGTCGCGCGGATCACGACGGAGGCGGTCTCGATCGCGAGGGCGCATTCGAAGCTCCGGAAGGAGCCCGTGCGTCTCGCCAGGGCCCCGGCGGCCAAGGACACCTACAGCACCCCCCTCGAGAAGAACCCCTTCGACGTCGGCGTCGCCGAGAAGCTCGCCCTTCTCGAGGCGGCGAGCACCGAGGTCCGCAAGGTCGCGGGCGTGTTCTCGGTCACGGGGTTCATGGAGCAGCGGCTCGAGGAGCGCTTCTTCATGTCCACCGAGGGCAGCGTCCTGAGGCAGACGATCGTCCAGGTGGCGCCGGAGTACACGGCCACGGCGCGCGACCTCAAGACGCGCAAGGCGAAGACGCGCACCTACCGTCCGAACGCCGTCTGCGGCGGCTACGAGTTCGTCGAGAAGGCCGGTCTCGTCGAGAGCGGCCGCCGCGTCGGCGAGGAGGTGGTGAACCACCTGAAGGCGCCGTCGGTCTCGGCCGGCAGGAAGGACCTCGTCCTGCTGCCGACGCACCTGGCGCTGACGATCCACGAATCGATCGGGCATTCCACCGAGCTCGACCGGGCGATGGGGTACGAGGCGAATTTCGCCGGCACGTCGTTCCTGACGCCCGACAGGCTCGGGACGTTCCGCGTCGGCTCGGACATCGTCAACGTCTTCGGCGATCGCGTGCTGCCGCAGGGGCTCTCCACGTGCGGATATGACGATGACGGTGTTGCGACAAGGCGCTTTCCGATCCTCAAGAATGGAATCTTCGTCGGCTACCAGACGATCCGCGAGCAGGCCCATTTCATCGGGCAGGAGGAGTCGATGGCCTGCTGCTACGCCGATTCGTACGCGTCCGTGCCGTTCCAGAGGATGCCGAACGTCTGGCTCGAGGCCGGCGGGAAGCCGGCGTCGATCGACGACCTGGTCGCGGGAGTCGACGACGGAGTCCTCATCGACGGGCGCGGCTCGTACTCGATCGACCACCAGCGCTACAACTTCCAGTTCGGCGGCGATGCGTTCTGGGAGATCAAGGGGGGGAAGGTCGGCGCGATGATCGCCGACGTCGCGTACCAGAGCCGCACCCCTGATTTCTGGCAGGCCTGCGATCTCCTCGGCGACCAGTCGACGTGGCAGAACGTCGGTCTGAACCGCGACGGCAAGGGGGAGCCCGGCCAGATCAACGCCATGAGCCACGGCTGTCCCGCCGGCCGCTTCCGCGGCATCACCGTGATCCGGACGGAGTAG
- a CDS encoding aldehyde dehydrogenase family protein yields the protein MRRLWIDGEFTEGSTGRTIQVVDPATEEIVDVVPKGGVAEVDRAVAAAGRAFPAWKRVPALERAELLVETARRLRANREEFAITLTRETGRTLRKNRGYVDWSATCFEYYAGLIRDRRGRVIPSAETGQLNLVLQEPMGVVGCIVPFNYPLMLLAWKVAPALAAGNVVVIKPASQTPLTTLDLSRVFDHLPRGVVNIITGAGAEVGDALVMHPDVPCIAFTGSTATGQRIYRMGAERIKKLHLELGGSDAVIVCADCDLEAATRAVAWTGFLNAGQVCTSAERVYVEQPVHRRFLEMFSALTSKLVVGPGMDEKTEVTPLIGRAERDQVEARVQQARREGAEIVTGGRRPERLTKGWFYEPTVLAGMRHGMSLLKEEIFGPVVPILSFSTFDEALDLANDSPYGLGATLFSTDAKKVRRYYEEIQVGNVWVNDPLVDNPAGPFGGMKMSGLGRELGEEGLLEFQQTKHVHWDIEGRIKPWWYPLAD from the coding sequence ATGCGGCGTCTCTGGATCGACGGGGAGTTCACGGAGGGCTCGACCGGCCGGACCATCCAGGTCGTCGACCCGGCCACCGAGGAGATCGTGGACGTCGTCCCGAAGGGGGGCGTCGCCGAGGTGGACCGGGCGGTTGCCGCCGCCGGGCGGGCCTTCCCGGCGTGGAAGCGCGTGCCGGCCCTGGAGCGCGCCGAGCTGCTGGTGGAGACGGCGCGCCGCCTGCGCGCGAACAGGGAGGAGTTCGCGATCACCCTGACACGCGAAACCGGCCGCACGCTGCGGAAGAACCGGGGCTACGTCGACTGGTCCGCGACCTGCTTCGAGTATTACGCAGGCCTCATCCGCGACCGGCGCGGGCGGGTCATCCCCTCCGCCGAGACGGGTCAGCTGAATCTGGTCCTCCAGGAGCCGATGGGTGTGGTGGGCTGCATCGTCCCGTTCAACTACCCGCTGATGCTCCTCGCCTGGAAGGTCGCCCCCGCCCTCGCCGCCGGAAACGTCGTGGTGATCAAGCCCGCTTCGCAGACACCGCTGACCACACTCGATCTCAGCCGTGTGTTCGACCACCTGCCCAGAGGGGTCGTGAACATCATCACCGGAGCCGGGGCCGAAGTCGGAGACGCCCTGGTCATGCACCCGGACGTGCCGTGCATCGCCTTCACCGGCAGCACCGCGACCGGGCAGCGGATCTACCGCATGGGGGCCGAGCGCATCAAGAAGCTTCATCTCGAACTGGGCGGGAGCGACGCGGTCATCGTCTGCGCCGACTGCGACCTCGAGGCGGCGACGCGCGCCGTGGCCTGGACCGGGTTTCTCAACGCCGGGCAGGTCTGCACCAGCGCGGAGCGGGTGTACGTCGAGCAGCCGGTCCACCGGCGGTTCCTGGAGATGTTCTCCGCGCTGACGTCGAAACTCGTCGTCGGGCCCGGCATGGATGAGAAGACGGAGGTCACGCCGCTCATCGGCAGGGCGGAGCGCGATCAGGTCGAGGCACGCGTGCAGCAGGCCCGGCGCGAGGGGGCGGAGATCGTGACGGGTGGACGCAGACCGGAGCGTCTGACGAAGGGATGGTTCTACGAGCCGACCGTGCTGGCCGGGATGCGCCACGGCATGAGCCTGCTGAAGGAGGAGATCTTCGGGCCTGTGGTCCCGATCCTGTCGTTCTCGACATTCGACGAGGCGCTGGACCTGGCGAACGACTCGCCGTACGGGCTCGGCGCGACGTTGTTCTCGACCGACGCGAAGAAGGTCCGGCGCTACTACGAGGAGATCCAGGTCGGCAACGTCTGGGTCAACGATCCCCTCGTGGACAATCCGGCCGGGCCGTTCGGCGGCATGAAGATGTCCGGTCTCGGCCGCGAGCTGGGCGAGGAGGGGCTCCTGGAGTTCCAGCAGACCAAGCACGTGCACTGGGACATCGAGGGACGGATCAAGCCGTGGTGGTACCCGCTGGCTGACTAG
- a CDS encoding TldD/PmbA family protein: MRFDRDEAKRTIERVLALRQDGDLEVELLARTASHTRFARNEITTSGRVEDVTLSIAARREGKIGTVGTNDLSDGGLKEAVGRAVGLRDLMPVDPEWVETLPPQSYPLFETRDEQAGRADAADRAAGVKAALTLAERRHLTAAGFYENNAEARAIGNSKGNFGHHVSTDVEFSVTMRTSDGTGSGWASSYSPRFSEVDPKPVARRAADKGIASAKPREVPPGDYTVILEPAAVAALVQTLQFGALSKRSADEGRSVFSKEGGGSRIGEKVAHDTVTLVTDPFEARVPALPWSGAGLPNRRIAWIEKGVLKTLYADRYWAAKTGVAPTPSPGSLVLAGGGATLDDLIASTDRGLLVTRFWYIRTVNPQTWHLTGLTRDGLFLIEKGKIAAPAVNLRFNESPVVMLRNIEAMTSPVPAGRMLVPAIKAREFTFTSKSDAV; encoded by the coding sequence GTGCGTTTCGACCGCGACGAGGCGAAGAGAACGATCGAGCGCGTCCTGGCGCTGCGGCAGGACGGGGACCTCGAGGTCGAGCTTCTGGCCCGCACCGCGTCGCACACACGTTTCGCGCGCAACGAGATCACGACGTCGGGGCGCGTCGAGGACGTCACGCTGTCGATCGCCGCCCGCCGCGAAGGGAAGATCGGAACCGTCGGCACCAACGATCTCTCGGATGGCGGCCTCAAGGAGGCGGTGGGGCGCGCCGTCGGTCTGCGCGACCTGATGCCGGTCGACCCCGAGTGGGTGGAGACCCTGCCGCCCCAGAGCTACCCGCTCTTCGAGACACGCGACGAGCAGGCGGGCCGGGCGGACGCGGCCGACCGGGCCGCCGGCGTCAAAGCGGCCCTGACCCTGGCGGAGCGCCGTCATCTGACGGCGGCCGGGTTCTACGAGAACAACGCCGAGGCGCGCGCGATCGGCAACAGCAAGGGGAACTTCGGGCACCACGTCTCGACCGACGTCGAGTTCTCGGTCACCATGCGGACCTCCGACGGCACCGGGTCGGGATGGGCCTCCTCCTACTCCCCGCGCTTCTCGGAGGTCGACCCGAAGCCGGTCGCCCGGCGCGCCGCCGACAAGGGGATCGCGTCGGCCAAGCCCCGCGAAGTCCCTCCGGGCGACTACACCGTCATCCTGGAGCCCGCGGCGGTGGCGGCGCTCGTGCAAACGCTGCAGTTCGGCGCCCTGTCGAAGCGCTCCGCCGACGAAGGTCGAAGCGTCTTCTCCAAGGAGGGAGGCGGCAGCCGCATCGGGGAGAAGGTCGCGCACGACACGGTGACCCTGGTCACCGATCCGTTCGAGGCGCGCGTCCCGGCCTTGCCGTGGAGCGGCGCGGGCCTGCCGAACCGCAGGATTGCCTGGATCGAGAAGGGCGTTCTCAAGACCCTGTACGCCGACCGCTACTGGGCGGCCAAGACGGGTGTCGCGCCGACGCCGTCCCCGGGAAGCCTGGTCCTCGCGGGAGGCGGCGCGACGCTCGACGACCTCATCGCCTCGACCGACAGGGGCCTGCTGGTGACGCGCTTCTGGTACATCCGGACCGTCAATCCGCAGACCTGGCATCTCACGGGGCTCACGCGGGACGGGCTGTTCCTGATCGAAAAGGGGAAGATCGCCGCCCCGGCGGTCAATCTGCGCTTCAACGAGAGCCCGGTCGTGATGCTGCGGAACATCGAGGCGATGACCTCCCCCGTCCCGGCCGGCCGCATGCTCGTGCCGGCCATCAAGGCGCGCGAGTTCACCTTCACCAGCAAATCGGACGCGGTCTGA
- a CDS encoding phosphatase PAP2 family protein produces the protein MIALCVLSTAGLAPVLADQEDDGAPDPSRGLPAYLEHYSRPFVIDGREFKFTQKYYWHRLFHPGMKDKVRGAGVLMASFVLATRKNQIQADVAEDDTPSRERFFRQAQDFGGKGIVPAIAVLFYIGGSAFHDYRAKETGFMLAESGLFTGILTVTGMWILSEDRPRDGGRLHPFQGIGHGVSGHAATAASVSGVLSRMYLQVKPEDGRIRRTFKWIGKGFAYGAPLAVALGRVNEQEHFLYSAVLGMAIGFWSSNAVADAHGLYLEGGRPRLRPASVGPILGEGGGAGVGVRWEF, from the coding sequence GTGATCGCCCTCTGTGTTCTCTCGACCGCCGGCCTGGCGCCGGTCCTGGCCGACCAGGAGGACGACGGCGCGCCGGATCCTTCCCGCGGCCTGCCCGCCTACCTCGAGCATTACTCCCGCCCCTTCGTGATCGACGGCCGCGAGTTCAAGTTCACGCAGAAGTATTACTGGCACCGCCTGTTTCATCCCGGGATGAAGGACAAGGTCCGGGGCGCGGGAGTCCTGATGGCGTCGTTCGTTCTGGCGACCCGGAAGAACCAGATCCAGGCGGACGTCGCCGAGGACGACACTCCGTCCCGCGAGCGCTTCTTCAGGCAGGCGCAGGATTTCGGCGGCAAGGGGATCGTTCCGGCGATCGCCGTCCTGTTCTATATCGGCGGCTCGGCCTTTCACGACTACCGCGCCAAGGAGACCGGTTTCATGCTGGCCGAGTCGGGACTGTTCACAGGCATCCTCACGGTGACCGGGATGTGGATCCTGAGCGAGGACCGCCCCAGGGACGGCGGGCGCCTGCATCCCTTCCAGGGGATCGGTCACGGGGTGTCCGGCCACGCCGCGACGGCCGCCTCGGTCTCGGGCGTGCTGTCGCGCATGTATCTTCAAGTCAAGCCCGAGGATGGGCGCATCCGAAGGACCTTCAAGTGGATCGGGAAGGGGTTCGCTTACGGCGCGCCTTTGGCGGTGGCCCTCGGGCGCGTGAACGAGCAGGAGCACTTTCTCTACAGCGCCGTCCTCGGCATGGCGATCGGTTTCTGGAGCAGCAACGCCGTCGCCGACGCTCACGGACTGTACCTGGAAGGGGGGCGCCCGCGCCTCAGACCGGCGAGCGTCGGGCCGATCCTGGGAGAAGGGGGCGGGGCCGGGGTCGGCGTGCGCTGGGAGTTCTGA
- a CDS encoding FAD-dependent oxidoreductase has translation MRGLTRRSLLKGGAALVALHASRLLSPSAAAASAKPRVAVVGAGAFGGWTALHLVRRGARVVLLDAWGPGNSRASSGGETRVIRATYGPDRIYVEMAARSLRLWRDSERSFGRPLFRKTGVLWMAGSDDRYETAALPLLRAAGLPVERLETAAAAARYPQIDFAGVSWVLHEKEAGYLLARRACQAVLERFQAEGGEYRQAAVAPGPVVGDRMGPLRLSDQSVLSADRYVFACGPWLGTMFPEILGARIRPTRQEEFFFGTPAGDPTWLEDRLPVWIDNGSRIFYGIPGSEWRGFKVADDTRGEDFDPTNGERKPSAKGLRSARDYMAFRFPGLKDAPLLEARVCQYENSPDGRFIIDRHPQAANAFIAGGGSGHGFKHGPAIGERIADLVLGTSRPEPFFGLSRFS, from the coding sequence ATGCGCGGCCTGACGCGGCGGTCGCTTCTGAAGGGCGGGGCAGCGCTGGTCGCCCTGCACGCCTCGCGCCTCCTGTCTCCTTCGGCCGCGGCGGCATCCGCGAAGCCGCGCGTGGCCGTGGTCGGCGCCGGGGCGTTCGGCGGCTGGACCGCTCTCCACCTGGTGCGGCGCGGGGCACGCGTCGTGCTCCTGGACGCCTGGGGCCCGGGGAACTCCCGCGCCTCGTCCGGCGGAGAGACCCGGGTCATCCGCGCGACCTACGGCCCCGACCGGATCTACGTCGAGATGGCCGCCCGCTCGCTGCGGCTCTGGCGGGACAGCGAGAGGAGCTTCGGGCGGCCGCTGTTCCGGAAGACCGGTGTCCTGTGGATGGCGGGGAGCGACGACCGCTACGAGACGGCGGCGCTGCCGCTCCTGCGCGCGGCCGGACTCCCGGTCGAGCGGCTGGAGACGGCCGCGGCAGCGGCCCGGTATCCTCAGATTGATTTCGCAGGGGTGAGCTGGGTCCTGCACGAGAAGGAGGCGGGCTATCTGCTGGCGCGGCGGGCCTGCCAGGCGGTCCTGGAGCGGTTTCAGGCGGAAGGGGGCGAATACCGGCAGGCCGCGGTCGCTCCCGGGCCTGTCGTCGGCGACCGGATGGGCCCGCTCCGGCTTTCCGACCAGAGCGTCCTTTCCGCGGACCGCTACGTCTTCGCCTGCGGTCCGTGGCTGGGGACGATGTTTCCCGAAATCCTCGGCGCCCGCATCCGCCCGACCCGGCAGGAGGAGTTCTTCTTCGGGACGCCCGCCGGCGATCCGACCTGGCTGGAGGACCGTCTGCCGGTCTGGATCGACAATGGATCGAGGATCTTCTATGGAATCCCGGGGAGCGAGTGGCGCGGATTCAAGGTGGCCGACGACACGCGCGGGGAGGATTTCGACCCCACCAACGGCGAGAGGAAGCCGAGCGCGAAAGGACTGCGCTCGGCGCGTGATTACATGGCCTTCCGTTTCCCCGGTCTCAAGGACGCGCCGCTGCTCGAGGCGCGCGTCTGCCAGTACGAGAACTCACCGGACGGGCGCTTCATCATCGATCGCCACCCGCAGGCCGCGAACGCCTTCATCGCGGGGGGCGGCTCGGGGCACGGCTTCAAGCACGGCCCCGCGATCGGCGAGCGTATTGCCGATCTGGTCCTGGGGACCTCCAGACCCGAGCCATTCTTCGGTCTCTCCAGATTTTCCTGA
- a CDS encoding VIT1/CCC1 transporter family protein, producing the protein MPQTPHTERHFTSGAIVRDIVIGMSDGLTVPFALAAGLSGAVDSTAVIITAGLAEIAAGSIAMGLGGYLAARSDAEHYARERARERAEVKEKPLEEEAEIHELFRKYGLTPEESEPVVAALRNRPEAWIDFMMRFELGLEKPDPGRALRSALTIASAYVAGGLIPLAPYVFAPGARAGLGWSVVSTLLALLVFGYVKGRYTGITPGRSACQTTLIGGLAAGAAYLIARLIA; encoded by the coding sequence ATGCCGCAGACTCCTCACACCGAAAGGCACTTCACGTCCGGCGCCATCGTCCGGGACATCGTCATCGGCATGTCGGACGGTTTGACCGTTCCGTTCGCGCTGGCGGCGGGTCTCTCGGGCGCCGTCGACTCCACGGCCGTCATCATCACCGCCGGCCTGGCGGAGATCGCGGCCGGCTCGATCGCCATGGGTCTCGGCGGGTACCTGGCCGCCCGCAGCGACGCGGAGCACTACGCCCGCGAGCGGGCGCGCGAGCGCGCCGAGGTGAAGGAGAAGCCGCTCGAGGAGGAGGCGGAGATCCACGAGCTGTTCCGGAAGTACGGCCTGACGCCCGAGGAATCGGAGCCGGTCGTGGCGGCGCTGCGCAACCGCCCCGAGGCCTGGATCGACTTCATGATGCGTTTCGAGCTGGGTCTCGAGAAGCCCGACCCCGGACGGGCGCTCAGAAGCGCTCTGACGATCGCCTCCGCGTACGTCGCCGGCGGGCTCATCCCGCTGGCGCCGTATGTCTTCGCGCCGGGCGCGCGCGCCGGACTCGGGTGGTCGGTCGTCTCGACCCTCCTGGCTCTCCTGGTGTTCGGATACGTCAAGGGTCGCTACACCGGCATCACGCCCGGACGCAGCGCCTGCCAGACGACGCTCATCGGCGGCCTGGCGGCCGGCGCCGCCTACCTCATCGCCCGACTGATCGCCTGA
- a CDS encoding CBASS cGAMP-activated phospholipase → MYGTALRFKDSSDAGKDPGFRVLALDGGGIRGLFTASFLSTLEDLGGGRIGDHFDLIVGTSMGGIIALALAYGTPARTVLDLFLEKGRLVFSRPRRLGMLLRPKYDNRVLAATLREFFGSKVLNDATTPVCVTSYELENSYPRVWKDEHAADLVPAGDEPAWKVALASSSAPIFFPGTQVSEGDSHVDGGLFANNPTLIGLTEAVRYFGQPLAMIRILSVGAGERAERIPYEKAKRMGVWFWRTAAIEHMLIAQARISHEIALRLLDTEQYLRVNVPLERPYPLDDYDAAKNLIEPGGQAARVLYPDLIRRFFSSAATRGREQKTAVRALRLRNPSGHHS, encoded by the coding sequence GTGTACGGAACCGCGCTGCGCTTCAAGGACTCGTCCGACGCGGGGAAAGACCCCGGGTTCCGCGTTCTTGCGCTGGACGGGGGCGGAATCCGCGGCCTGTTCACGGCATCCTTCCTGTCGACGCTCGAGGACCTCGGCGGGGGTCGGATCGGCGACCATTTCGATCTCATCGTCGGGACCTCGATGGGCGGGATCATCGCGCTGGCTTTGGCGTACGGCACGCCGGCGCGGACGGTGCTGGATCTGTTCCTCGAAAAAGGAAGGCTCGTCTTCAGCAGGCCACGGCGGCTCGGCATGCTGCTGCGTCCCAAGTACGACAATCGCGTGCTCGCCGCGACCCTCCGGGAGTTTTTCGGATCGAAGGTCCTGAACGACGCGACGACGCCCGTCTGCGTCACCTCCTACGAGCTGGAAAATTCCTACCCCCGCGTCTGGAAGGACGAGCATGCCGCCGACCTCGTCCCGGCGGGCGACGAGCCCGCCTGGAAGGTGGCGCTGGCGTCGTCCTCGGCCCCCATCTTCTTCCCGGGGACCCAGGTCTCCGAGGGCGACAGCCACGTGGACGGAGGTCTGTTCGCGAACAATCCGACGCTCATCGGCCTGACCGAGGCCGTGCGGTACTTCGGTCAGCCGCTCGCGATGATCCGTATCCTGTCCGTCGGCGCCGGAGAGCGGGCCGAGCGCATTCCTTACGAGAAGGCGAAACGCATGGGCGTCTGGTTCTGGAGGACGGCGGCCATCGAGCACATGCTCATCGCGCAGGCGAGAATTTCGCACGAAATTGCGCTGCGCCTTCTCGATACGGAGCAGTACCTCCGCGTCAACGTCCCGCTCGAGCGTCCCTACCCGCTCGACGATTATGACGCCGCGAAAAATCTGATCGAGCCCGGAGGCCAGGCGGCGCGCGTTCTGTATCCGGATCTGATTCGGCGCTTCTTTTCGAGCGCCGCGACACGTGGTCGCGAGCAGAAGACCGCGGTCCGCGCGCTGCGACTCCGCAATCCATCCGGGCATCATTCCTGA
- a CDS encoding phosphatase PAP2 family protein yields the protein MQKVRAPLALVVIVGALQGLTPSWGAMMDGAADDVAGAGASEPGDPAAAPGFDVREEGGEAAPDYLDRYSRPFRIDTGELAFTEKYYWHRLTHPTTSDKKTGGAVLAVAFALWSQKEQIQSDWAQRDTTLEHETTLKRIQKLGGGIVVPATALLMYVGGSTMRDYRSKETGVMLAHSLLLTDLVTLGGRFVLAEDRPKYGGSLHPFRGFGGGISGHSATAASISGVLSRMYLQIDPDDSHAAAVWKRIGKGFAYGLPAIVAFGRVNDQQHYLYNTVLGLSIGYWSSNVVADAHGLYIHGTPSRFRPSAVGPITNDRGAPGIGARWNY from the coding sequence ATGCAGAAGGTCCGGGCGCCTCTGGCGCTCGTCGTGATCGTCGGAGCCTTGCAGGGGCTGACGCCGTCATGGGGAGCCATGATGGACGGTGCCGCCGATGACGTGGCGGGAGCGGGGGCCTCGGAGCCCGGCGATCCCGCGGCGGCGCCGGGGTTCGACGTCCGCGAGGAGGGCGGCGAAGCGGCCCCGGACTACCTCGATCGGTACTCGCGCCCGTTCCGGATCGACACCGGCGAGCTGGCGTTCACGGAGAAGTATTACTGGCACCGCCTGACGCACCCCACGACCAGCGACAAGAAAACAGGCGGCGCGGTCCTGGCCGTGGCGTTCGCCCTCTGGTCGCAGAAGGAGCAGATCCAGAGCGACTGGGCGCAGCGCGACACCACTCTCGAGCATGAGACCACGCTGAAGAGGATCCAGAAGCTCGGCGGCGGCATCGTCGTGCCGGCGACCGCGCTGCTCATGTACGTGGGCGGCTCGACGATGCGCGACTACCGCTCGAAGGAGACGGGCGTGATGCTCGCCCACTCCCTCCTTCTGACCGACCTGGTGACCCTGGGGGGACGCTTCGTGCTGGCCGAGGACCGGCCGAAATACGGGGGCAGCCTGCACCCGTTCCGCGGCTTCGGCGGCGGCATCTCCGGCCACAGCGCCACGGCCGCCTCCATCTCGGGCGTCCTGTCGCGCATGTATCTTCAGATCGATCCGGACGACAGCCACGCCGCCGCCGTGTGGAAACGTATCGGGAAGGGGTTCGCGTACGGCCTGCCGGCCATCGTCGCCTTCGGCCGCGTCAACGACCAGCAGCACTATCTCTACAACACCGTCCTGGGGCTCTCGATCGGCTACTGGAGCAGCAACGTCGTGGCGGACGCCCACGGTCTCTACATCCACGGCACCCCGTCGCGCTTCAGGCCCTCGGCCGTCGGTCCGATCACGAACGACCGGGGCGCGCCCGGCATCGGGGCGCGCTGGAACTACTGA